One Procambarus clarkii isolate CNS0578487 chromosome 15, FALCON_Pclarkii_2.0, whole genome shotgun sequence DNA segment encodes these proteins:
- the LOC123759173 gene encoding uncharacterized protein: protein MSRYNSTTKNMLKAEREEELSESSFFWNQRKHDSLARVLASRFCKAKEAAELIRKELADLSLDEKQLLIWIAELTNLAQSLNKRSVSQNDVQKGIELVCDSIRTKKSHISSVAVSSKMRSRYRAKIEADKKKLRELIAVYNEDNTEKLSVDIAEEGNFPWYNGTPQPTDNGKYIWLFFCAYWPCQ from the exons ATGTCGCGgtacaacagtaccaccaaaaacaTGTTGAAAGCCG AGCGTGAAGAAGAACTTAGTGAATCTTCATTTTTTTGGAACCAACGTAAACATGACTCTTTAGCTCGTGTTCTAGCTTCAAGATTTTGTAAG GCAAAAGAAGCTGCAGAGTTAATAAGAAAGGAGTTAGCTGACTTATCTCTTGATGAAAAACAACTTCTCATCTGGATTGCAGAGTTAACCAACTTAGCCCAGAGTTTAAATAAAAG ATCAGTTTCTCAAAATGATGTTCAAAAGGGGATAGAGTTAGTATGTGACTCAATTAGAACCAAGAAATCCCACATATCCAGTGTAGCAG TTTCAAGCAAAATGAGATCACGATACCGTGCAAAGATTGAAGCAGACAAGAAAAAGTTGAGGGAACTGATAGCGGTCTACAATGAAGACAATACAGAAAAACTTAGTGTGGACATTGCTGAAGAGGGCAACTTTCCATGGTATAATGGCACTCCTCAACCAACTGATAATGGTAAGTATATTTGGTTATTTTTCTGTGCATATTGGCCTTGTCAATGA